The genomic interval ATGGGGCCGTTAGCCCGGAGGAGAATCCGGTTTTCGAAAAACGCCAGCCGCGCCCGGCTGGGCATTACGGCGCGTCCAAATACTGCATGGAGATCATCGCCCGGCAATTCGCCGCGAATCAGGGAATGCACATAGTGGTGGCGCGCCCTTTCAACCACACAGGCCCCGGCCAGAGCGAGAAGTTCGCGGCCCCGGCATTCGCCATGCAGATCGCCCGGATCGAGGCGGGATTGGCGGAGCCTGTGATCAGGACAGGATCGCTGGACGCGAAAAGGGATTTTGCCGATGTGCGGGACGTGACGGGGGCATATCCGGCGCTGCTGTCAAAGGGGGCAAGCGGCGAGGCGTATAACGTCTGCTCGGGAACGGCGGTGAGCATACGGCATGTTCTGGACACTCTTTTGGGGCTTTCCACCGTGAAGGGGATACGCCACGAGTATGACCCGGCCAAGATGCGGAAGTCTGAGAACCCGGAAGTGTTCGGCGATCACTCGAAGTTGACCGCCATCACCGGCTGGCGGCCGCGGATTCCGCTGGAGAAGACACTGGCGGACCTGCTGGACGATTGCAGGAAAAGGGTGAAAGAGTAAATATTTGCGCCTTACCACCCCGGCGGCCTGCGCCGCCAATTACCACCTTGGACTGTGGCGGAGAGTCCGGGGTGACGCGCGTCGCGCTCAAACACCCCGGACAGCGACAAGATGCTTCCCCGTGGCCGCAGACCGGCCTGACCACGGATTCCTTGAAGGTATGGTTGTTTACTTTTCAGGCTTGCCGCTGATGCGGATTTTTCCCGGTTGGGCAGTCACAAATACTCCCGAAAGTTTTTCCCCTTTTTCCGAAATAAGGCCGGTTACTTCCATGATTATCCTTTTCCGGGCGCCATGAGGATATCTTAAGAAAATAACGCCAATATTGTCTTTCCCCGAAGCGAAAACAAGTTGGCCGAAATCCTTGTCTTCTGTCAGCAGAATCCTGTTTTCACGGATGGCCAGCGCTATCACATCCTCATCCGGCGCGCCAGGAAGGAGATGTTTTACCGCCAGAACGTCGTGTCCTGCCCGGCGGAGGGCTTCGGCTATGGATGCGTCGCAACATTCATCGGCGAGAAAACGCAAGGCTTGGCCTTTCCCTAGGCGCTCTTGCGTTCGATGATTATCGTTTCTTCATGCGCCAGCGTGTCCGCGGCGTAACGGATGGCGGCCTGTATGTCTTCCGGAGTCAACTGGGGATAAGCTTCCAAAATCTCTTTTTCCCCGGCGCGCTCGCTTAACTTGCGCAGTATCAACTCGACCGGGATACGCGTTCCGCGTATGACCGGTTTGCCCAGCATCACCTTGGGATTGATTTCGATCCGGTCTGTAACGGTCATGGGCCTGCCTCCTTGCTTTAGGTGATTATAGCCTATTATTGCCAGGCTGGATGGCTAAACACACAAGATAATGATACCACTGTCTGCGTCATGGTTCGTGGCTCGACAAGCTCACCATGACATTCATTTCATGACACCCGCAGTCCGCTCTTCACCTCTTTTGACGGTGACACCAGCGTGAGCGTCTCCCCGTCGTTCACCGCCAGCACCATCCCGTTGGACTCCACCCCCATAAGCTTTCGCGGCTTCAAGTTGGCCACGATCACCACCGTCTTCCCAACCATCTCTTCGGGGGTATAGGCTTTCGCGATACCGGCCACTATGGTGCGCTGCTCTCCCCCAACGTCCATGGTCAGCTTCAATAGCTTGTCCGCCTTGGGCAGTTTCTCCGCCGCCAGCACCTTGGCCGTGCGAAGCTCCACCTTGGCGAAATCGTCGTACTCTATCCTCGGCTTTTCCTCCGGTCTGGCCGGGGGCGCCGCTGGCGTGGCGTCCTCTCCATGTTTTGTCAAATGTCCATGCGCCGCCGGGGCGGGCTTTGCCGCTTCTCCTTTTTGTTTCGCTTTTTCCAAGACCTTCTCCACCGCTTTCATGTCCACCCTGTCCATAAGCCTCTCGAACTGGCCAATCACATGGTTTTCGAGTGTGCGAGCCGTGTCGTTCCAATTGAACGGCTCCACTTTCAATATCCGCTCCACTTTCTCCGCGAACACCGGCGCCACCGGCTTCAGGTACGCCGTGATAATGGCAAAGGCGTTTATCCCGGCGGTCAACACCTCCCGGAGCCTTTCCACGTCGTCCTTGATGTCCCATGGCGCGGCGCGGTCTATGAACACGTTGGCCACGTCCGCCATCGCCGTCATCTCCTTCACCGCCAGCGCGAAATCGCACGCTTCGTAATGCCCCTTGATACGTTCCGCCGCGCCGGTGATTTCGTCCATCATGCCACTTTCGGATGCCGCTATTTTTCCAAGCCTGTTCTCCAGCGCCGCGTTTTTGTTCAAAATCGTTATGGTGCGCGACCCCAGATTCGCGATCTTGTTCACAAGCTCCGCGTTGACCCGGAACACAAAGTCCTGAAAGTTTATGTCCAGGTCGTCCACGCTGTTTTTCAGCTTCGTGGCGTAGTAATAGCGCAAAAGCTCCGGGTTGATGTGATCGGCGAAATCACGGGCGTTGATGAACGTGCCGCGCGATTTGGACATTTTCTCCCCGTTGATAGTGAGAAATCCGTGGACATGTATTCTGTCCGGCAGCCTGTATCCGGAGCCTGTCAGCATCGGTATCCAGAACAGGGTGTGGAAATAAACGATGTCCTTGCCGATGAAGTGGTGGATTTCCGAATCGCCGTTTTTCCACATTTGCTCGAAACTTTTCCCCTCGCGCGCCGCCCAGTTTTTCGCCGACGACAGATATCCGATGGGGGCGTCCAGCCACACATAAAAATATTTGTCCGCCTCGCCGGGTATGTTGAACCCGAAGTAAGGGCCGTCGCGGGATATGTCCCATTCCTTCAATCCTTCCTTGAGCCACGTGGCCAGGAAGTTTTTCACTTCGGGCTGAAGAGCGTCCCCCTCCATGAACTTTTTCAGCGATTCCATATAATCTGCCACGCGGAAAAAGTAATGGGCGGACGACCTGCGGGTGGGCGCCGCCCCGCAAAGCGAACAGCGCGGCTCCTTTAAGTCGGTGGTGTCGTAATGTGCCCCGCACACGTCGCACGAATCGCCATACTGGTCCGGCGCGGAGCATTTGGGGCAGACGCCCCGCACGAACCTGTCGGGGAGGAACATCTTGTCATGCTCGCAATAGGTCTGCTCCACGTCGCGGGTGACGATGGCGCCAGCCGCTTTCAGGGAGTTGAAAATCCCCTCGGCCAGCTCCCGGTTGGTGGGGGAATTTGTGGAATCATAATTGTCGAACCGGATATGGAACGTGTCAAAGTCCGCCGTATGTTCTTTATAGTACCGTTCGATCACCGCTTCCGGGGTGGTCCCTTCGTTCTTGGCGCGGATCATTATGGGGGCGCCGTGGGTGTCGTCCGCGCAGAAGAAGCGGCAGTCAACGCCTTTCATTTTCTGGAACCGGACGAAGATATCGGTCTGTATATATTCCACCAGGTGGCCCAGGTGGATAGAGCCGTTGGCGTACGGCAACGCCGCCGTCACCACGATGGTCTTGGGGAGCGAGGACATTCTATATAACTCCAGTTGCGTAAAGTTGCGGTCAAGCGGGGATTGTATCGCGAGGGAGGAGAAAAACCAAGGGCGTCGGCTTGAGACGCCCGGCGGGGTGTTCTTCACCACGCCCTCATTGCCGGCGCCACTGATATCACCCTTGACATGAGGCCCATATATGGACCATATTCAGTCTTATACGAACATGCGGGATACGCCATGAAACTCTCCAGCCAGATAAAACCGATAAGCCACTTGAAGGCCCACGCCGCCGAAATCGTCCGGGGGCTGGGAGGCAGTGGTGAAACACTTGTAATCACACAGAACGGCGAGCCAAAGGCCGTTTTGCAGGACATCGCCTCGTATGAGCGGGACCAGGAGACCATGGCGCTTTTAAAGATACTCGCGCTTGGGAACAGGCTGGTCGAGGAGGGGAAGGTGGAACGGGCGGACGGTGTGATAAAACGTCTGCGCGCAAGGCGGTAAGGCCAAGTGGCGCTCTTTCAAGTGTTCCTCACCGCCTCCGCCGCAAAGGACCTTGAGGAGCTTTACGATTATGTGGCGGCCAACGATTCACCCGCCAGGGCTGATTATCTGCTTGGCCGCATCGAGGATAGTTTTACGAAGCTTGCCGCATATCCGGAGCGAGGCGCGCATCCAAAGGAACTGCTTGCCATAGGCGTCCGGGAATACCGCGAACTGTTTTTCAAGCCATACCGCATCATATACCACGTCACCGGTAAAAAAGTGTTCGTGCCGCTCATCGCCGATGGACGCCGCGACATGCAGACCATGTTGCAAAACAGGCTGTTGAGCGCGGAAACTTGAACGTTGACATCCAACCGGCAAGGCTTGATAATTCACAGCAGGCCGGAGGGCGGACGAACCGCCGCGACGGGCCGGTTTTTGACCATTTGAGAGGGCCGCAAGTGTATCGTTTTGTCCAGCGCGCCGCATTCTACGCCATCGCGGCTGTTTTCATTTGCGCCGGCGCCGCCTCGGCCCAGAACGCCGAGTCCATTAAAATTAACGAGAAGGGCTTCACCGGAAGCGAGGTGTGCGGCAAGTGCCACACCAAGATATACACCCAGTGGAAGGACGGAATGCACGCCCAGGCCACGTCCGACCCCATATTCCGCGCCTCATATATGGAAGCGCATTACAAAAGCGGCGGCGAGGCGGTGCGGCTGTGCCTGGTTTGCCATGCCCCCGTGTCACGCCAGACCAAGGGGTATAACCTGGACGTGCCGCCGACATCCGAGGGGATCACGTGCGACTTCTGCCACAGTGTAAAAGGGGTCAACCTTTCAAAGTCCGATCCGTTCGTGATGGACATCGGCCCGGTGAAATACGGCCCGAACAAGAAAGGGGACGTAAAGCAGCACAAGGTGGCGTATTCCAAGACTATAACGGAGGCCTCGTTCTGCGCCTCGTGCCATGAATATTCGAAGAACGGCGTGGCCATCATGTCCACCTACACCGAGTGGAAAAACGGCCCTTACGCCGACGAGGGGAAACCTTGCCAGTATTGCCACATGCCGGAGAGCGCCGGGGAGATTTCCAACAACGTCACCGGGGAGCGCGGGGCGAAGATATATTCCCACAACCCGGCCGGGGGGCATTCGCTGACGCAATTGCAAAAGGCGCTGGCGCTGAAAATCGCCAAGGTGGACCGCACGAAGGACAGGCTGACGGTGAACGTGGACCTGACCAACAACGGCTCCGGCCATCGCGTCCCCACAGGGATACCCACCCGCAAGCTGATCCTATATTGCGAGGTGAAGATACCCGGCGGCAACGTGTACAAGGAAAA from Nitrospinota bacterium carries:
- a CDS encoding DUF5615 family PIN-like protein; translation: MRFLADECCDASIAEALRRAGHDVLAVKHLLPGAPDEDVIALAIRENRILLTEDKDFGQLVFASGKDNIGVIFLRYPHGARKRIIMEVTGLISEKGEKLSGVFVTAQPGKIRISGKPEK
- a CDS encoding GDP-mannose 4,6-dehydratase; its protein translation is MKRRVLVTGASGFAGGHLARRLGADTGIEIFGAFDKRHPAQGVPGTHMRMRLDDHAAVRDAIKDIKPDEVYHLAAMSSPAEAAHERVGAYASNVSAPLYLLDSLASIRQTCNVLLISSAEVYGAVSPEENPVFEKRQPRPAGHYGASKYCMEIIARQFAANQGMHIVVARPFNHTGPGQSEKFAAPAFAMQIARIEAGLAEPVIRTGSLDAKRDFADVRDVTGAYPALLSKGASGEAYNVCSGTAVSIRHVLDTLLGLSTVKGIRHEYDPAKMRKSENPEVFGDHSKLTAITGWRPRIPLEKTLADLLDDCRKRVKE
- the metG gene encoding methionine--tRNA ligase — its product is MSSLPKTIVVTAALPYANGSIHLGHLVEYIQTDIFVRFQKMKGVDCRFFCADDTHGAPIMIRAKNEGTTPEAVIERYYKEHTADFDTFHIRFDNYDSTNSPTNRELAEGIFNSLKAAGAIVTRDVEQTYCEHDKMFLPDRFVRGVCPKCSAPDQYGDSCDVCGAHYDTTDLKEPRCSLCGAAPTRRSSAHYFFRVADYMESLKKFMEGDALQPEVKNFLATWLKEGLKEWDISRDGPYFGFNIPGEADKYFYVWLDAPIGYLSSAKNWAAREGKSFEQMWKNGDSEIHHFIGKDIVYFHTLFWIPMLTGSGYRLPDRIHVHGFLTINGEKMSKSRGTFINARDFADHINPELLRYYYATKLKNSVDDLDINFQDFVFRVNAELVNKIANLGSRTITILNKNAALENRLGKIAASESGMMDEITGAAERIKGHYEACDFALAVKEMTAMADVANVFIDRAAPWDIKDDVERLREVLTAGINAFAIITAYLKPVAPVFAEKVERILKVEPFNWNDTARTLENHVIGQFERLMDRVDMKAVEKVLEKAKQKGEAAKPAPAAHGHLTKHGEDATPAAPPARPEEKPRIEYDDFAKVELRTAKVLAAEKLPKADKLLKLTMDVGGEQRTIVAGIAKAYTPEEMVGKTVVIVANLKPRKLMGVESNGMVLAVNDGETLTLVSPSKEVKSGLRVS
- a CDS encoding type II toxin-antitoxin system RelE/ParE family toxin, translated to MFLTASAAKDLEELYDYVAANDSPARADYLLGRIEDSFTKLAAYPERGAHPKELLAIGVREYRELFFKPYRIIYHVTGKKVFVPLIADGRRDMQTMLQNRLLSAET
- a CDS encoding type II toxin-antitoxin system Phd/YefM family antitoxin; this encodes MKLSSQIKPISHLKAHAAEIVRGLGGSGETLVITQNGEPKAVLQDIASYERDQETMALLKILALGNRLVEEGKVERADGVIKRLRARR
- a CDS encoding DUF433 domain-containing protein; its protein translation is MTVTDRIEINPKVMLGKPVIRGTRIPVELILRKLSERAGEKEILEAYPQLTPEDIQAAIRYAADTLAHEETIIIERKSA